Proteins encoded within one genomic window of Besnoitia besnoiti strain Bb-Ger1 chromosome II, whole genome shotgun sequence:
- a CDS encoding flavodoxin domain-containing protein (encoded by transcript BESB_040170) produces MSSSFLGGSASRLLLISGVAVGTAALCYFLLRPSRPRRRGGKPGVAGHGTQRDAEEDVVFSDTLFVYFGSQSGTAEAFGEELASAVTEEVEGIKRVEVIDLEDFDPDAFLAQRYKVLVVATYGEGEPTDNARVFFDWLKAYSKSVRGSTAVPRMRGYCAVFGLGSTDYERFNRMGRRTFKMLEQIQSQQAQAAATSASASPAALASGSARFRLLCPLGLGDGAGDVGADFSRWLEELFFPALKTLVDEGGSLEDTQNPAEASGASAVLAEASLSPASPAALRSLSSVGVAAGETPVLRRRSFSLDFLQRSDEGEAQAEAGAEGDKAFLPSTPSASLSRAASAIGAAAVAGSLSEDAAIAKLQKRVEAWAKRHTDASFRLLAGPSAEALLAEQKRVEEEAAAKAGKAWLAPFAQVPHGTSAKFFFCMEEMPVKAVRQLRQRVTPCTSPPAAAETSPARGATRQAPGRKEAPVESTVEVNLDITDFPAVQYRAADTMYCLHRNAAEEIAWWHGFLGFKDQGVALSDYVHWLPSAAVLGASFATSSAASLTYAAPFPTPCTLEDALGFFCNLTGQLPKFSLATLSLWIEDPEERQQWLRLCCDDPHAQQVYEACVRSPLLTLRDLLPTLAPSFTRPFVDRLPAAGASRAAEASLQTRQLGLLLALLSAAHTPRAYTIASSPKALALEPGARSVSLCVGLVSERTDGLQFAAASLEEKGFKIFGSPSAVHEETRPARLQQEERLFLGACSSFITQQLRPGDVLKALIKPSTFRLPADVRTPVIMVAAGTGIAPFIAFLREFESLGGWQGPVVLFFGCQRADKDFLYRDELLRYAQADPGSLADSAEARTASDTPPSNEEERGVDSHKNKKILTHLLLAFSRQPGQPRKYVQDKIQEEKDLVWRLVHERRGIVYICGRSAMAAGVTEALVHAAAEKLGNDEARAKEFVHNLRTNKRIVEEVWA; encoded by the exons AtgtcttcttcctttctTGGCGGCTCTGCCTCCCGTCTCCTGCTTATCTCGGGCGTCGCAGTGGGCACTGCGGCTCTCTGCTActttctgctgcgcccgtcgcgacctcggcgccgcggcggcaagcCGGGTGTCGCTGGACATGGGAcacagcgagacgccgaagaagatGTCGTCTTCAGCGACACACTCTTCGTGTACTTTGGCAGCCAGTCCGGCACTGCCGAGGCATTtggcgaggagctcgccagcgccgtcACTGAGGAGGTCGAGGGGATCAAGCGTGTTGAGGTGATTGACCTCGAG GACTTCGACCCCGACGCGTTTCTCGCGCAGAGATACAAAGTGCTCGTTGTTGCCACCtacggcgagggcgagcccACCGACAACGCACGCGTCTTCTTTGACTGG CTGAAGGCGTACTCGAAGAGCGTTCGCGGGTCCACGGCGGTGCCGAGGATGCGCGGCTACTGCGCGGTCTTTGGCCTCGGTAGCACTGACTACGAGCGCTTCAACCGTATGGGGCGCCGCACCTTCAAAATGCTGGAGCAGATCCAGTCCCAGCAAGCGCAAGCGGCGGCCACTtcagcctccgcctcgcccgccgccctcgcttcCGGCTCGGCGCGGTTTCGCCTGCTCTGTCCGCTGGGgctgggcgacggcgccggcgacgtgGGCGCGGATTTCTCGCGATGGCTTGAGGAGCTCTTCTTCCCTGCGCTGAAGACGCTGGtggacgagggcggcagtCTGGAAGACACCCAGAAccccgcggaggcctccggcgcgtccgccgtgCTGGCagaggcctctctctctccggcttctccagccgcgctgcgctcgctgtcGAGTGTCGGggtggcggcaggcgagacccccgtcctgcggcgaaggagcttctcgctcgacttcctgcagagaagcgatgagggcgaggcgcaagcagaggccggcgccgaaggcgacaaGGCCTTCCTTCCAAGCACCCCGAGCgccagcctctcgcgcgccgcttccgcgatcggcgctgctgcagtcgcAGGCAGTCTCTCAGAAGACG CGGCGATTGCGAAGCTCCAGAAGAGGGTCGAGGCGTGGGCGAAGCGCC ACACCGACGCCTCGTTCCGCCTGCTGGCGGGGccctcggcggaggcgctgcttgcTGAGCAGAAGCGGgtggaggaggaagctgcggcgaaggcagggaAGGCCTGGCTGGCGCCGTTCGCGCAGGTACCCCATGGCACGAGCGCCAAgttcttcttctgcatgGAGGAGATGCCGGTGAAGGCCGTGCGCCaactgcggcagcgcgtgaCGCCCTGCACCTccccgcctgcagccgcggagaccaGCCCCGCCCGtggggcgacgcgccaggcgccggggcggaaggaggcgcctgtGGAGAGCACCGTTGAAGTCAACTTGGACATCACCGACTTCCCCGCCGTTCAGTACCGCGCCGCCGATACCATGTACTGCCTGCACCGAAACGCCGCTGAGGAG ATCGCCTGGTGGCATGGCTTCCTCGGCTTCAAAGACCAAGGCGTTGCGCTCTCTGACTACGTTCACTGGctgccgagcgccgcggtgCTCGGCGCTTCGTTCGCGACTTCGTCCGCCGCTTCATTGACGTACGCCGCCCCGTTTCCCACGCCCTGCACCCTCGAG GACGCTCTAGGTTTCTTCTGCAACCTGACAGGGCAGCTCCCCAAGTTCTCGCTCGCCACGTTGTCGCTGTGGATCGAAGACCCCGAAGAACGGCAGCAGTGGCTTCGTCTCTGCTGTGACGATCCT CATGCCCAGCAGGTCTACGAGGCCTGCGTGAGATCTCCACTGCTCACGCTGCGAGACCTTCTACCGACGCTTGCGCCGTCGTTCACTCGCCCGTTCGTCGATCGCCTGCCTGCTGCTGGTGCCTCG cgcgccgcggaagcgtctctgcagactcGCCAGCTGGGCCTTCTGCTGgcgctcctctccgccgcgcacacCCCGCGGGCCTACACgatcgcctcctctcccaaGGCCCTCGCACTCGAGCCCGGGGCGCGGTCGGTGTCGCTTTGCGTGGGACTCGTTTCCGAGAGGACAGACGGCCTCCagttcgcggcggcgtcgctcgaggAAAAGG GATTCAAGATCTTTGGAAGCCCTTCGGCCGTGCATGAGGAgacgaggcccgcgcggcttcagcaGGAGGAGCGACTCTTCCTCGGAGCGTGCTCATCGTTCAtcacgcagcagctgaggcCGGGAGACGTCCTGAAGGCCCTGATCAAGCCCTCGACGTTTCGCCTGCCTGCCGACGTCCGCACGCCCGTCATCATGGTCGCCGCGGGCACAG GCATCGCCCCATTTATCGCGTTTCTGCGCGAGTTCGAGAGCCTCGGAGGCTGGCAAGGGCCTGTCGTgctcttcttcggctgccAGCGGGCGGACAAAGACTTCCTTTACCGCGACGAACTCCTCCGCTACGCGCAGGCAGACCCGGGCAGCCTCGCGgacagcgccgaggcgcggacggcgagcgacacgccgccctcgaacgaagaagaaaggggCGTCGACTCGCACAAGAACAAGAAGATTCTCACACACCTCTTGCTCGCCTTTTCGCGACAACCCGGG CAACCAAGGAAGTACGTGCAGGACAAGATTCAGGAGGAGAAAGACCTCGTTTGGCGCCTCGTGCACGAGCGGAGGGGCATCGTCTACATCTGTGG GCGCAGCGCGATGGCGGCCGGCGTGACGGAGGCACTCGtgcacgcagcggcggagaagctTGGAAACGACGAAGCCAGGGCGAAGGAGTTCGTCCACAACCTCCGTACAA
- a CDS encoding hypothetical protein (encoded by transcript BESB_040180) has protein sequence MDKSGGRTATVPTTVAASPTVAVGPGASLSLEPRQNGVSLPLKRRFSASSARLPSCAGQVSAEDSSHALPSRQASSPRARATGASSTPQGAAPDQGNHAPSKELFAVGKARGRDGLSEASGAPSADSAPGHADTASSTSPASWRGGQGAQNAALYRMYRADSRRLTLSGLREPRQVSGLASFLCAVTATPAGALASHRTRAQESLFPSKSPCSLSGPQPPSSPFSAFGTASPSSFSLDAAKLPPSADREGEKAEETAAGAAERRQRQVAPSPSSASSPSSFASSASSPRCGRGLPPAEASGPGAVSLRAGDGREPCAPTTTAGSSRRGFRRLSAAPPPLHASAVAAPPSSVLTSPTFCSPPSSPSSPSGALPYSAQMDARDAELRGGALASVFVDDAPAEVAVAVLKELRAFPRLCKLQLHLWGVEWTPKMIALLGEVFEASAETLESVALRCRVDGDVLTAMLQKLPTGVRYLDVSENMLGGERSAVPALEVLLRRNRLQTLKVAQVGWARAAKERFAKAVEGLGVYNCLQWLEGVDLSECLSIPPHLFMQAALPAPPCSSSAAAVSPLAHLRGSHWSPSAPHSATQSAAAVTAKSLPATTVNFTLLRYLRIRTFLPMLVGSKVRVWWKPTRETQRTDFSGRYWPARILHGCPETLVCKLVYDNNEEDFISLRFLQPYPPFKYGGGWAHTVADASSSASSRPAPADCPAAPTGPAGATVPRPVSEGPSAAERQSPRAARVGRECETVSGAQRLDATSPRSRRRGAARAPVSSEAITAAAASVASQLALRKREDVDEGDARKDATPVGPAASAHPGSEERRPQTAATRRGSIQEDTSQKARAANREETWGLAAPRGRQKQSGSEADGDGEVPRTPHEAATGRGEDKGHSELAPGGSRRGRVATPRGEAVVSETAHAKRNRKREADATSCPDPSSATAAPEGRAEGSKKRTRVGGGSSEGRAQTSEKSRRLEDSAATTRSTPRTPRRLSCSSASSASSSRARYPSTAPGAPESAPPPHSLHARRTSPRLALVSAGSPGSAAEGEAPATPLRRGRKARASRGEEAAGAGKETGTCGASAKKAAERVRAADKVKNVTGEATQDERTRRRLTRLAFRGDGEAAAGEGEAKKAATRARRGRPAGARRASRSEASSRGNPGNDAAGEDESEEANVEPPATWRRATSRGDRREEAGNAANKADVNNDAAPVPELSLERRKRQSASAAEAPEDTRAASADGARRFSCAAKRRIKKDPTTGQRPSAASADASSAAAGSAASPNISRIEAAPESDVLRGAPAGGPVHPSAGEQDGAGGALSLGQREEGSASRGAIERRLREKRNSSAEAGQAREGICCSPFPVAAADLAEAAALYPHLFEQRLHTYLRATPEEGELAAAQAPEDGAPCEGPSDPRGAGEHAGAAAGEHAGAAAGEHEGGMHQTQKPRGGEAIRRRGGASSGTRRAKGEEKESEAEEAGSRKKASRGSSPVQRRGARRASATAAASESAPETEKKGAAATDSFASASTALKGRAGDEKARGQVKVGTMPVDVIGNVLLPGELCEFRDEEEHRGSDPSDFVGMVVAVNSEEPLYAVRYVYHDDDTLLQINSSDIRRAVVVPLDSWIAWRFAYERLRLRQAESRASLRVSEEKGAPRGLLSGRLAVRGSTLTGTRALAVKREPEAAAAEQAKEDSNKRRKLKAETAATGVEQNAQGTERHFASGGALMNRGDGACMATAKEENEALLSRFPSFRDVPPFATFYMLPLATTAKLQQLAVGHLGAMQRNPMDLKLLPADDFAEAFAVRQAAFARERQQLALADGEASGDRGTASLELGGPEPVAAKRAEDFDACAECETHSSDARGERQSTARGRKRAGAVAETRLPSAASAEDGSPRGSKSKGLLSSSESPRAQTAGGGGPRGAPGSQRSSLASPRHCIKAVAPLLAPLLAPPSQAAPLASSALAPLLILACVHPRIQQVNPRAWLALLPKSQLLQRVVGLRAELARLKTQVQREAALSSECQKLRVELEKQKEKESELEGLLKCIICVSRTRSVALAPCLHFYFCQPCSQGLTQCPICRGKIASRVQVKREQAEDESGDDAS, from the exons ATGGACAAGTCAGGAGGTCGCACAGCTACCGTCCCGACTACGGtggccgcctcgccgacggTCGCGGTGGGGCCGGGCGCCTCTTTGTCGCTCGAGCCGCGACAGAACGGGGTTTCGCTCCCCTTGAAACGCCGTTTctcggcctcctctgctCGTCTCCCCTCCTGTGCCGGTCAGGTCTCTGCCGAAGATTCCTCGCATGCCTTGCCATCGCGTCaagcctcctcgccgcgagctcgcgcgaCAGGGGCGTCGTCGACGCCCCAAGGGGCGGCACCTGACCAGGGCAATCACGCGCCGTCTAAAGAGCTTTTCGCGGTTGGaaaggcgagagggagggacgGACTctcggaggcgagcggggcgCCCTCGGCCGACTCTGCGCCGGGGCACGCGGACACCGCCTCGAGCACCTCGCCAGCGTCTTGGCGCGGTGGCCAGGGCGCGCAAAACGCAGCTCTCTACAG AATGTATCGAGCcgacagccgccgcctgACGCTCTCGGGCCTTCGCGAGCCCCGGCAAGTCTCCGGGTTGGCGtcctttctctgcgcggTGACGGCcacgcctgcgggcgcgctggcCTCGCATCGCACCCGAGCCCAGGAGTCTCTCTTCCCGTCGAAGTCGCCTTGTTCTTTGTCTGGCCCccagccgccgtcgtcgcccttctcaGCCTTTGGCactgcctcgccgtcgtcgttcAGCCTCGACGCTGCAAagctgccgccgtctgcggacagggaaggcgagaaggcggaggagacggcggccggcgcggcggagcgacgcCAGAGGCAAGTCGCGCCCTCACCCTCGTCGGCGAGCTCTCCGTCTTCGTTCGCGTcatctgcgtcctcgcctcgttgcggccgcggcctgcccCCAGCGGAGGCCTCAGGGCCAGgggctgtctctctgcgtgccggcgacgggcgcgagccctgcgcgccgacgacgaccgCGGGTTCTTCGCGTCGGGGTTTTCGCAGACTGAGCGCGgctccccctcctctccaTGCGTCTGCGGTGGCAGCTCCCCCTTCTTCTGTTCTGACCTCGCCGACCTTTTgttcgcctccctcgtcgccctcttctccgtcggGCGCCCTCCCATACAGCGCGCAGAtggacgcgcgagacgcggagctccgcggcggcgcgctggcgagcgtcttcgtcgacgacgcgcccgccgaggtcgccgtcgccgtgcTGAAAGAGCTGCGGGCGTTCCCGAGGCTCTGCAAACTCCAGTTGCACCTTTGGGGCGTCGAGTGGACGCCGAAGATGATTGCGCTTCTCGG AGAAGTCTTCGAGGCGAGTGCGGAGACGCTGGAGTCTGTGGCGCTCCGCTGTCGAGTCGACGGCGATGTGCTGACTGCGATGCTTCAAAAACTTCCCACGGGCGTTCGCTACCTCGATGTCTCTGAAAACAT GCTCGGAGGCGAGCGCTCCGCGGTGCCCGCTCTCGAAGTTCTTCTGCGACGCAATCGCCTCCAGACTCTTAAAGTCGCACAAGTCGGCTGGGCCCGCGCAGCCAAGGAAAGGTTCGCCAAGGCTGTCGAGGGCCTTGGCGTCTACAACTGTCTCCAGTGGCTCGAGG GCGTCGACCTCTCGGAGTGCCTGTCGATCCCGCCGCACCTTTTCATGCAAGCTGCGCTGCCGGCTccgccctgcagcagctccgcagcggcagtctcgcccctcgcgcatctccgcggcagccactggtcgccgtctgcgcctcacAGCGCCACCCAGAGCGCAGCGGCAGTGACCGCAAAAAG CCTGCCGGCGACCACCGTGAACTTCACTCTGCTGCGGTACCTGCGGATTCGCACGTTTCTCCCGATGCTTGTCGGCTCCAAAGTTCGGGTCTGGTGGAAGcccacgcgcgagacgcaacGGACGGACTTCAGCGGCCG GTACTGGCCCGCACGCATCCTCCACGGCTGCCCAGAGACTCTCGTGTGCAAACTCGTCTACGACAACAACGAGGAAGACTTCATCTCGCTGCGCTTTCTGCAGCCGTACCCCCCCTTCAAGTATGGCGGAGGCTGGGCGCACACTGTCGCAGACGCGTCgagctctgcgtcgtctcgccccgcgcctgcagactgccctgcggcgcccaccggacccgcaggcgcgaccgTGCCTCGCCCTGTCTCTGAGGGcccttccgcggcggagagacagtctccgcgcgccgcgcgagttgGGCGCGAGTGCGAGACCGTTTCTGGAGCCCAGAGGCTCGACGCAACAAGCCCGagaagccgccggcgcggcgctgcgcgtgcgcccgtctcgagcgaggcgatcaccgccgcggccgcgtctgtgGCGAGTCAACTCGCCTTGcgaaagcgagaagacgtggacgaaggagacgcgcgtaAAGACGCGACGCCTGTGGGGCCGGCGGCGAGTGCTCATCCcggaagcgaggagagaaggccacagacagcagcgacgcgccgtgGCTCGATACAGGAAGACACGtcgcagaaagcgagagcggcgaatCGCGAAGAGACGTGGGGCCTTGCAGCTCCGCGTGGACGCCAGAAACAGtcaggcagcgaggcggatgGAGATGGCGAAGTGCCTCGGACACCGCACGAAGCGGCAACAGGGCGGGGCGAGGATAAAGGGCATTCCGAGCTAGCCCCTGGAGggagccgcagaggaagagtGGCGaccccgcgaggcgaggcagtTGTCAGCGAGACTGCGCATGCAAAGCGGAACCGAAAACgggaggcagacgccacaTCTTGCCCCGACCCCAGTAgtgcgactgcggcgccagagggCCGCGCAGAAGGGAGCAAGAAGCGAACGCGGGTGGGAGGCGGCAGCTCCGAAGGGAGGGCGCAGACAAGCGAGAAGTCTCGAAGACTCGAAGACTCCGCAGCGACAACGCGATCGACTCCccgcacgcctcgccgcctctcgtGCTCCTCAGCTTCGTCAGCGTCCTCGTCTCGCGCACGGTATCCGTCGACAGCACCTGGCGCGCCcgagtcggcgccgccgccccacaGCTTGCATGCTCGGCGCACGTCGCCGCGCTTGGCGTTGGTCTCCGCTGGCTCTCCagggagcgcggcggagggcgaggcgcctgcgacgcctttgcggcgagggcgcaaggcgcgcgcgagtcggggagaggaggccgccggcgccggaaAGGAGACAGGGACGTGCGGCGCATCCGCGAAGAAAGCAGCTGAGCGGGTGCGAGCCGCGGACAAAGTGAAAAACGTCACGGGCGAAGCCACACAAGATgagaggacgcgccggcgacttACGCGCCTCGCATtcagaggagacggcgaggcagccgctggagagggcgaagccaagaaagcggcgacgcgagcaagacgcggaaggccagcgggcgcgcgaagggcgagccgcagcgaggcaaGCAGCCGCGGAAATCCAGGAAATGACGCAGCGGGGGAggacgagagcgaagaggcgaatGTGGAGCCACCGGCGActtggcggcgcgcgacaagTAGAGGGGATAGACGAGAGGAAGCAGGGAACGCAGCAAACAAAGCCGATGTCAAcaacgacgcggcgcccgttCCAGAGCTGTCCCtcgagaggagaaaacgacaAAGTGCGTCAGCCGCTGAAGCGCCAGAGGACACACGTGCAGCGAGTGCcgacggcgcccgccgcttctcctgcgcagcgaagaggagaatcAAGAAAGACCCAACCACTGGCCAGCGGCCTTCAGCCGCTTCGGCCGacgcgtcgtctgctgccgcgggttccgcagcgtctccgaATATAAGCCGCATCGAGGCTGCACCGGAAAGTGACGTGCTCCGaggggcgcctgcgggaggCCCGGTGCACCCGAGCGCTGGCGAGCAGGACGGGGCAGGCGGAGCCTTGAGCCTCGggcagagggaggaaggcagcgcgtctcgcggcgccaTCGAGCGGCGTCtgagagaaaagaggaacagcagcgcggaagcggggcaagcgcgagaagggATCTGCTGTAGTCCGTTCCCTGTGGCGGCGGCCGATCTggctgaggccgcggcctTGTATCCGCATCTGTTTGAGCAGCGGCTACACACGTATCTCCGCGCAACTcccgaggagggcgagctggccgccgcgcaggcgcccgaaGATGGAGCTCCGTGTGAGGGGCCTTCAgacccgcgaggcgcgggcgaacacgccggggcggccgcgggcgaacacgccggggcggccgcgggcgaacACGAGGGGGGTATGCAtcagacgcagaagccgcggggaggagaggcgatccgaaggcgaggcggggcAAGCAGcgggacgaggcgcgcgaaaggcgaggagaaggaaagcgaagcggaggaagcgggcagcaggaagaaagcctcgcgcggctcctcaCCCGTCCAAAGGAGGGGTGcgagacgcgcctccgctaCTGCAGCAGCCTCTGAGTCAGCGccagaaacagagaaaaagggcgccgccgccacggaCTCattcgcgagcgcctccacggcgctcaagggacgcgccggcgacgagaaAGCGAGAGGCCAGGTGAAAGTAGGAACAATGCCTGTCGACGTCATCGGGAACGTCCTTCTGCCGGGGGAGTTGTGCGAATttcgagacgaagaagaacaTCGAGGCAGCGACCCTTCTGACTTTGTCG GGATGGTTGTGGCAGTTAACTCCGAGGAGCCGCTCTACGCAGTGCGCTATGTGTACCACGACGATGATACG CTGCTGCAAATCAACAGCTCGGACattcgccgcgccgtcgtcgtgcCCCTGGACTCATGGATTGCGTGGCGCTTCGCCTACGAGCGacttcgcctgcggcaggccgagtcgcgcgcctcgctgcgcgtctccgaagagaaaggagcgcctcgcggtctCCTCTCGGGGCGGCTTGCGGTCAGGGGCTCCACTCTCACGGGAACGCGCGCCCTGGCGGTCAAGAGGGAGCctgaggcggccgcggcagagcaAGCGAAGGAGGACTCGAATAAACGCCGAAAGctgaaggcggagacggccgcCACAGGCGTGGAGCAAAACGCGCAAGGCACGGAGAGACACTTCGCAAGTGGAGGAGCGCTGATGAatcgaggcgacggcgcgtgcATGGCAACCGCGAAAGAGGAAAATGAAGCgcttctttctcgctttccttctttcc GCGATGTCCCGCCGTTTGCGACGTTTTACATGCTTccgctggcgacgacggccaAGCTCCAACAACTCGCAGTCGGACACTTGGGGGCGATGCAGCGCAACCCCATGGATCTAAAGCTGCTTCCGGCGGA CGACTTCGCGGAGGCCTTTGCTGTGCGGcaggcggccttcgcgcgagAAAGGCAGCAGCTTGCGCTCGCCGATGGCGAAGCCTCGGGCGACCGGGGGACTGCGTCTCTGGAGTTGGGAGGCCCGGAGCCGGTGGCGGCTAAGAGAGCAGAAGACTTTGACGCCTGCGCTGAGTGCGAGACGCactcgagcgacgcgcgcggggagCGCCAGAGTACGGCGAGGGGCAGgaagcgcgcaggcgccgttGCGGAGACGAGACTGCcatctgcggcgtcggcggaggACGGTTCGCCGCGCGGATCCAAGAGCAAGGGCTTGTTGTCGTCGAGCGAGAGCCCGAGAGCTCAGACGGCGGGTGGCGGCGGCCCGCGAGGGGCGCCAGGGAGTCAGCGGTCTTCGCTCGCGTCACCGAGGCACTGCATCAAGGCCGTCGCACCTCTGCTGGCTCCGCTGCTGGCACCGCCGTCGCAGGCGGCACctctcgcgtcctctgcgctcgcgccgctgctcatcctcgcctgcgtccacCCGCGGATTCAGCAGGTCAACCCGCGTGCCTGGCTCGCGCTTCTGCCCAAgtcgcagctcctccagcgcgtcgtgggcctccgcgcggagcTTGCCAGGCTGAAGACGCAG GTAcagcgcgaagccgcgctcTCCTCAGAGTGTCAGAAACTGCGGGTCGAGttggagaagcagaaggagaaggaaagcgaGCTCGAGGGCCTTCTCAAATGCAtcatctgcgtctcgcggacgcgcagtGTCGCTCTGGCGCCCTGTCTCCACTTTTACTTCTGCCAGCCCTGTAGTCAGGGCCTCACCCAGTGTCCCATCTGCCGAGGAAAGATCGCCTCCAGAGTTCAGGTCAAACGCGAgcaggcggaagacgaaagcggcgacgacgcgtcctga